A section of the Aythya fuligula isolate bAytFul2 chromosome 9, bAytFul2.pri, whole genome shotgun sequence genome encodes:
- the CLRN1 gene encoding clarin-1: MPAQQKKIIFCIAGVFSFACALGTAAAIGTQLWIRGTILCKTGALLVNATGQELEKFIGEIQYGLFYGERVRQCGLGGRPFQFSFFPDLLKIIPASIHVSVILFCTVLIVFALVGTGFFMYNAFGSPYETLHGPVGLYLWTFIACSCGCLILILFSSEVKIHHLSEKIANFKEGSFTFKTHSEQFADSFWIILGCSLVHFMNALLIRFAGFEFPFSKSKDSATTTGAVDLMY, from the exons ATGCCAgcccagcagaagaaaatcatctTTTGCATAGCTGGGGTGTTCAGCTTCGCTTGTGCCCTGGGGACCGCGGCAGCCATCGGCACTCAGCTGTGGATTAGAGGAACGATCCTCTGCAAGACTGGAGCCCTGCTTGTCAACGCCAccgggcaggagctggagaagtTTATCGGGGAAATCCAGTATGGGCTTTTCTATGGCGAGCGAGTGAGACAGTGCGGGCTCGGAGGCAGaccttttcagttttcat TTTTTCCAGATCTACTCAAAATTATCCCTGCAAGTATCCATGTGAGCGTCATTCTCTTCTGCACAGTGCTGATCGTCTTTGCCCTGGTGGGAACAGGCTTCTTCATGTACAATGCTTTCGGCAGCCCCTATGAAACTTTGCATGGCCCTGTAGGGTTGTACCTCTGGACCTTCATTGCAT GTTCCTGCGGTTGTCTCATCCTGATTCTCTTCTCCTCAGAGGTGAAGATCCACCACCTTTCAGAAAAAATTGCTAATTTTAAGGAGGGaagttttacatttaaaactCACAGTGAACAGTTTGCAGATTCCTTCTGGATCATCCTAGGCTGCTCCTTGGTGCACTTCATGAACGCCCTCTTGATCCGCTTTGCTGgctttgaatttcctttttcaaaatcaaaggATTCAGCAACAACCACTGGAGCAGTTGACCTGATGTATTAG
- the MINDY4B gene encoding inactive ubiquitin carboxyl-terminal hydrolase MINDY-4B: MAMALRKVLFGDTSRIFSRDWAQAHFRFREPHSDLAYALEADKGGTRAILMAVQGNIIKYLLFVRNTEYTHLERLCKISQKEQGEALAAALADSLWAAGEGQEATVCLISAATHFVPTTDYKADNFTERIQLFNFFEKAAAQKFIFDHINCFKSEGSKGLILFLYSLLFSRTLESYMPTLILMRRSNSQRNSDMMYDAPVTDLDITAIFCVWLHRVQNDLGGTTPHLLESSCGNVICTQVGSVLKTPKFPIWLCSINGMHSVLFSTNRLLLSDWKMEHVFHLYFYNGQRGQTRTAHLTVDTHSHHWEEGRRKDTSSPGKRSPSLEMAIRTRWPGATVSWNGTDPFF, encoded by the exons ATGGCGATG GCGCTGCGGAAGGTGCTGTTTGGGGACACGTCCCGCATCTTCAGCCGTGACTGGGCACAAGCACACTTCAGGTTTCGTGAGCCACACTCCGACCTGGCCTACGCTCTGGAGGCAGACAAG GGAGGAACGAGAGCCATTCTGATGGCTGTACAAGGGAACATCATTAAATATCTGCTCTTCGtaagaaacacagaatataCTCACCTGGAAAG ATTGTGCAAAATAAGCCAAAAGGAGCAAGGAGaggccctggctgcagccctggcagacAGCCTCTGGGCAGCGGGAGAAGGTCAGGAAGCCACCGTCTGCCTTATCTCAGCAGCCACCCATTTTGTCCCTACCACGGACTACAAAGCAGACAACTTCACTGAACGG ATTCAGCTGTTTAACTTTTttgagaaagcagcagctcagaaatTTATCTTCGACCACATAAATTGT tttaaaagtGAAGGAAGTAAGGGACTGATCCTGTTTTTGTACAGTTTACTTTTCTCAAGGACACTGGAAAg ttaCATGCCCACTCTTATACTAATGAGAAGAAGCAACAGTCAGAGGAAT TCAGACATGATGTATGACGCTCCAGTCACTGACCTGGACATTACAGCGATATTTTGTGTCTGGTTGCACAGGGTCCAAAACGATTTAGGTGGCACGACACCTCACCTGTTAGAGTCCAGTTGTGGAAATGTCATCTGCACTCAG GTTGGAAGCGTGCTGAAAACCCCTAAATTTCCTATCTGGCTGTGCAGCATCAACGGGATGCACAGCGTCCTCTTCAGCACCAACAGGCTGCTCTTGTCCGACTGGAAGATGGAGCACGTTTTTCACCTGTACTTCTACAACGGGCAGCGAGGGCAGACGAGAACAGCCCACCTCACAGTAG ACACTCACTCACACCACTGGGAAGAGGGCCGCCGTAAGGACACAAGCAGCCCAGGGAAGAGGTCTCCGTCTCTAGAGATGGCAATCAGGACCAGGTGGCCAGGCGCAACGGTCAGCTGGAACGGGACAGACCCCTTCTTCTGA
- the SIAH2 gene encoding E3 ubiquitin-protein ligase SIAH2 translates to MSRPSSAGPGASKPCGKQQQQQPAPQQQQQQQPHAPSPAAAAPAAAATIAASGGGSSAVPAAVLSGAGGPVSPQHHELTSLFECPVCFDYVLPPILQCQAGHLVCNQCRQKLSLCPTCRGSLTPSIRNLAMEKVASAVLFPCKYATTGCSLTLHHTEKPEHEDICEYRPYSCPCPGASCKWQGSLEAVMSHLMHAHKSITTLQGEDIVFLATDINLPGAVDWVMMQSCFGHHFMLVLEKQEKYEGHQQFFAIVLLIGTRKQAENFAYRLELNGNRRRLTWEATPRSIHDGVSAAILNSDCLVFDTAIAHLFADNGNLGINVTISTCCP, encoded by the exons ATGAGCCGCCCGTCCTCCGCCGGGCCCGGCGCTAGCAAGCCCTGcggcaagcagcagcagcagcagccggcgccgcagcagcagcagcagcagcagccgcacgCTCCgtccccggccgccgccgctcccgccgccgccgccaccatCGCGGCGTCCGGCGGCGGCTCCTCGGCCGTGCCCGCCGCCGTGCTGTCGGGGGCCGGCGGGCCGGTGTCCCCGCAGCACCACGAGCTGACGTCGCTCTTCGAGTGCCCCGTGTGCTTCGACTATGTGCTGCCGCCCATCCTGCAGTGCCAGGCCGGGCACCTGGTCTGCAACCAATGCCGGCAGAAGCTGAGCCTCTGCCCCACCTGCCGGGGCTCCCTGACCCCCAGCATCAGGAACCTGGCCATGGAGAAGGTGGCCTCGGCCGTGCTCTTCCCCTGCAAG TACGCAACAACAGGCTGCTCTCTGACACTACATCACACAGAAAAGCCAGAACACGAAGACATATGTGAGTATCGTCCCTACTCCTGCCCGTGTCCTGGAGCCTCCTGTAAATGGCAGGGATCTCTGGAAGCCGTGATGTCCCACCTTATGCATGCCCACAAAAGCATTACCACCCTTCAGGGAGAAGACATCGTTTTTCTTGCCACAGACATTAACCTTCCAGGTGCTGTTGACTGGGTCATGATGCAGTCATGCTTTGGTCACCACTTCATGCTGGTGCTGGAGAAACAAGAGAAGTACGAAGGTCATCAGCAGTTTTTCGCTATCGTGCTGCTCATCGGCACCCGTAAGCAAGCGGAGAACTTTGCATACAGACTGGAGCTGAACGGCAACCGCCGCCGGCTGACCTGGGAGGCAACGCCCCGCTCCATCCACGACGGGGTGTCTGCTGCCATACTCAACAGTGACTGCCTAGTTTTCGACACAGCTATAGCACACCTTTTCGCTGACAATGGAAACCTTGGAATTAATGTGACCATTTCTACGTGTTGTCCGTGA
- the ERICH6 gene encoding glutamate-rich protein 6, with the protein METSGIANPTTVQKPPGISVSVQTEASWLYEHAYKKSRKKQLCSKTLPDKFSSLDILCNLEFKEDFVKLFKQSLHTLPSVGLPTILAYRPESSWDSVQIEVEEDCTPKCEFCGSVLKPFPSFEDTCPPFQKFCCEQNRDLYEFIVKETKNRESAWNVPIDIDPHESHGTEAERRLSKERAYQRQQERQMARQLALLAAETTTVAECSRQPSMISYLLSQEPPSPTGWTLVPGERAEKLKEEPISYSITCCDFTVVGGRVVKNELLEKYYKHGGKFLTMLPDGTGQIFYPSGNLAVIVIRERKWFICIVQEDKHNNAEIQALFKSNGRSTCYYPHGSVWINMNVQGGQYLDKAGSRVRRWTWPNSLTSSGPCVPLRPIFISLNQHVGVRIVGQDKITVSFLAMGQQAKFNVGTKVQVSPASRPCPPTLLSEDDLLLLALRVRILRLFDKLRGCLSFPSNEQWDKIKPPAYLMTQTLKILHLCTTSDLSEELRSSVRAILNAQV; encoded by the exons ATGGAAACGTCAGGTATTGCCAACCCCACCACTGTGCAGAAGCCTCCAGGAATTTCAGTGTCCGTGCAAACAGAAGCTAGCTGGCTTTATGAACATGCCTACAAAAAATCACGTAAGAAACAGCTTTGCTCAAAAA CCCTGCCAGACAAGTTCAGCAGTTTAGATATTTTGTGCAACTTGGAG ttCAAAGAAGATTTTGTGAAGCTGTTCAAGCAGTCGCTACACACGCTCCCCTCTGTTGGCCTGCCAACTATTCTGGCCTACAGACCTGAATCATCATGGGACAGCGTGCAGATCGAG GTAGAGGAGGACTGCACTCCAAAGTGTGAGTTCTGTGGTAGCGTGCTGAAGccatttccttcctttgaaGACACTTGCCCAC CCTTCCAGAAGTTCTGCTGCGAGCAGAATCGAGACCTCTATGAGTTCATTGTAAAGGAGACAAAGAATCGCGAAAGTGCTTGGAATGTTCCCATTGATATCGATCCCCATGAGTCCCATGGCACCGAAGCTGAAAGACGCCTGTCAAAGGAGAGAGCGTACCAGAG gcagcaggagagaCAAATGGCCAGACAGTTAGCTTTGCTGGCAGCTGAGACAACAACTGTAGCCGAAT gTTCAAGACAACCTAGCATGATTTCTTACCTGCTTTCTCAGGAGCCACCATCTCCAACAGGCTGGACACTGGTACCTggtgaaagagcagaaaagctcAAAGAGGAGCCCATCTCCTACAGCATCACCTGCTGTGACTTCACTGTTGTGGGCGGAAGG GTAGTGAAGAATGAACTGTTGGAAAAATACTACAAACATGGAGGAAAATTTCTTACCATGCTTCCAGATGGAACAGGGCAGATATT CTATCCATCTGGAAATCTGGCAGTCATTGTTATACgagaaagaaaatggtttatttgCATAGTACAGGAAGACAAGCACAATAACGCCGAAATACAAGCACTATTTAAGTCCAATGGCAGAAGTACTTGTTATTACCCACACGGATCCGTATG gATAAACATGAATGTTCAGGGAGGGCAGTATTTGgacaaggcaggcagcagggtgagAAGGTGGACGTGGCCAAACAGCTTAACATCATCAGGACCCTGCGTCCCGCTCAGACCCATCTTCATCTCCCTGAACCAGCACGTGGGGGTCAGGATTGTGGGCCAGGACAAGATCACTGTTTCCTTCCTCGCCATGGGACAACAAGCAAAATTCAACGTGGGAACCAAAGTGCAG GTCAGCCCTGCCAGCCGGCCGTGTCCACCCACCCTGCTGAGTGAAGAcgacctcctgctgctggccctcaggGTGAGGATCCTGCGGCTCTTTGATAAACTGCGCGGATGCTTAAGCTTTCCATCCAATGAGCAGTGGGACAAAATCAAGCCTCCAGCATACCTTATGACTCAGACTTTAAAGATCTTACACCTTTGCACAACTTCTGACCTAAGTGAAGAGCTGCGCAGCTCAGTTAGGGCAATACTAAATGCTCAGGTCTGA